Within Bdellovibrionales bacterium, the genomic segment AGATATCTTACCAGATCAGACAGAAGAAAAGCTTCTTGGAAAAAAGCATATGAGCTCAAAAATCTTAAAATCTTCTTTTCTGCTTATCCTCTTGGCGTCAACTTTTTTGACATTTGTGGCTCCATGTTTAGCTGTCACTTCCACTAGACTCGATTCGTTAAGTTGTGGTCAAATGTTAGCTAGGGAGAAGTCAGTTTTAGTTGAGACAACTCCTTTCTCGCAGGGGCGCTCTACCAATCAAATTATGGGAAACTCAATATTCGATTTTTTTCCCTTTCTCTCGAAATCAGTTTTTGAGGAATCGCGTTTTAAAATTGACCTGGATCAAAGATACCAGCTGACAATTTCAAATTACTGGTCAATTTCGGATGGAAAAGATTCCGGAAGTTTTGCCGTTGCTTTAAATGACAAACAGTCTGGCTTCAATGCTGTGTGGTTGAGAGTCGACAGGCAGCGCCTTGTGCGGGAAATGGCAGTTGTTGGAGACCCCGCAAACGCCATTGTAGCAATGGCGTCTCTGAGTAATGTTCCTGGTTTTGGCCTCCTTAGAGACGAATTGCATATTCCGCCATGGAGTCCAGAGGCGTTCAGTCGTGTCGAAGAAATAACAAGAGAAGAACAAATAGCAAAAATTCGAAGGATCACTGTCACTCCTCTCTTGGAACTACGCCTGCATCCCATATTGGATTCTGACAAGGCAATCCTTGTTGCATTGGGCGAGTATGCCTTTTTGAGATTCGATTCCAATCACAAACAGAAAGCGCTAAAGACCTTTGGAGCTGGGCCGTGCGCAATTGTCATTTTGTATCAGCGCAAGGCCAAAGCCGGTATATTGATGCATGTGACTGCCCTTACGAATTTTGAACAATCGATGCAAGATATTGCTTCTCGAATGAATCAGTATGATCTGGATTTCGGCCAGTCTTGGGATCTGGCTATTATTGGCGGCGATGATACTTCCAGGGAACATATCTTTAAGATCCGAGAGACTCTTGATCGCTACCGATTTAATTTGATTGGCCAAAATGTACTTACGGGTGAAACAGAAAGTGCCTGGTTAGATTTGGAATCAGGAGGCCTCTATAGTTTCACCGTAAATCCAAAGTTACAATCAAATAAGAATTGGGTTATGCCTGGAATGTTCCAGCGGCGGCCCTTGAGCCGGTCTATTGGTTCAGAATAATATTCGAGATCGGCGTTTATCAGATTTAAAAATAATCAAGTTCCAGCGAATATTTCTCAATGTAAAGAAGAAGTTTGCCGAGGTGGACCCCAATCCAAGCATGATTCTAGGAATACTTGGATTTTTCTTGTCACATCCGCTTTCATTTAGTTTCCTTACTGTGACAAAAGACGATTAAATGAGGAGTAAACGAATGATTCCTGCCTCCTTTTCTTGCTACCGAATTTCCAGCCTCGGAGGAAAAATCCAGGGTCGCCTGGAGTCTTGCCAAATTGATGAGCTTTCTCCAGGAGAAGTCATCATCAAAGCCCACTACTCAAGTATCAATTACAAAGATGCTCTTGCGGCCACCGGAAAAGGAAAAATTCTGAGAAAATTTCCACTCATTGGAGGAATTGACGTGTCCGGCGAGGTCATCGCGTCGGAGGATCACCAATTTGGAATTGGACAACTTGTGCTAGTCACTGGATGTGGACTTGGTGAGGTTTCAGATGGAGGCTACAGTGAATACGTCCGAGTGCCTGGAGCTTGGGTCGTCCCGCTCTCTGTTGGCTTGACTCCCAAGGAGGCAATGATTTTAGGGACTGCTGGTTTTACAGCAGGACTTTGCCTGTCTCGACTCGAAGCGAATGGGCAAAAACCCGATATGGGCCCCATCCTGGTAACCGGAGCCAGCGGCGGAGTTGGTGTGACTGCAATCCAGATTCTCTCCCAGGTAGGCTATGAGGTTATTGCCGTGTCAGGCAAACAAGAGGCGACCGATTTACTCAAATCGTTAGGCGCCAAAGAGGTTATTTCGCCTTCCGAACTCAAGTTGGGAAATCGCCCTCTCGAAACGGCCCGCTGGGCCGGAGCTATTGATAACGTCGGAGGATCACTGCTGAGCCGTTTGCTTGGCCACATCAATCTTTGGGGCAATATCGCAAGTGTCGGAATGGCGGAGGATTTTCAACTCAATACAACTGTGTTTCCCATGATCCTACGTGGCGTTAGCCTTCTCGGCATCAGCTCCACCAACTGCCCCGCCAAATTAAGACTCGAATTGTGGAAGAAACTCAGCGCCGATTGGAAGCCAAAGCTTCTCTCTTTGATCCACTGCCAAACAATCAGACTTCAAGATCTTGAAGGCGGATTCGAGAAAATTCTTGAGCGCCGAAACATCGGCCGAATGATCGTCAGCTACAGACCAGAATGACAGGTCGTTTAATCTCTCATCTAAACATTGACCTATTGAGAAATCAGCGCAAGAAGAGATGAGTTTTTCTTCCAATCATTGCGAACAAGGAGCAGGCTTCTATGTCAGGCCCGATAAGCCAGTTTATTGACACCCACTATCGCCATTTTAACGCAAAAACTTTGCGGTGGGCGGCTGAAGCCTACGTCGACCACACAAAAAATGGAGGGAAAATCCTTGTTACTCTCGCGGGCGCAATGAGCACAGCAGAATTGGGAAAGTCCCTGGCCGAGATGATCCGCAAAGATCAGGTCCACGCCATTTCTTGCACAGGGGCTAATCTCGAAGAAGACGTCTTCAATTTAGTTGCCCATAACCACTACAAACAGATCAAAGATTTTCGAAGCTTGACCAAAGAGGATGAGCACAAGCTATTTCTCGAAGGTTATAATCGCGTGACCGACACCTGCATTCCAGAAGACAAGGCTTTCAAAGCCATTCATTCACACATCAAGAGAGTTATTCAGGAAGCTGAAGCCAAGAATCAGCGTTTTTTTCCTCATGAGATATTTTACCAATTGTTTGAAAGAAAAATGCTTGAGAACAGTTTCCATATTGATCCCAAAGAATCATGGTTGTATGCCGCATGGGAAAGAAAGCTTCCTATCTTTGTTCCGGGATGGGAGGACTCAACAATGGGGAACCACTTTGCGGCAAGTTGCCTGTCCGGAGATTTCAAAAGTCCCAATACGGTCAAGAATGGGATTGAGTATATGATGTATATCTCTGAGTGGTATCGATCAACGACGGCTAAATCTAGCCTTGGATTTTTTCAAATTGGCGGTGGTATCGCCGGCGACTTTCCAATCTGTGTTGTTCCTATGCTGGAAAAGGACTTAGAATTGGAAAATGTTCGAAAATGGGGATACTTCTGTCAGATCAGCGATTCGACGACAAGCTACGGCTCTTATTCAGGAGCCTTTCCAAACGAAAAAATCACTTGGGGTAAACTCACCAAAGATACTCCTAGCTTTATCGTTGAGAGCGATGCCACAATTGTCGCTCCCCTCATGTTCGCTTATATTCTTGGCTGGTAGGTTATATAATGGCCTATTTGACTTCGCTCCACTATCCACAGAAAGCCGCAAAGTGAAGGCCTTTCCAGCTTTCACCGGGTCAGATCAGTAAAAAAAATTCAATAAAGACATTTATTTCATATAATTTTACTTAGCTGAAGCTCTTCGCTACTCTCTTGGCTCAGACCGAGAAGTGTCTTTTTCGGAGGGGGAATTCATGTCAACTTTATCCATGGCATCCGTTACATTTCATGAACGATTGAGAACACTGCGAAAAGCCAAGGGCCTCACCATGCGAGAAATGGCCCGCCGAGTGGGCGTCCCAGAAACAACCTATCGAGAATGGGAAGTGGGAAGGGCCATTCAGGGAGAGCCATATGTCAGAATGGCCCAAGCTCTAGAGGTAAGTCTGACCGAATTGCTCACAGGCACCCGACCCGAGCAGGCACAGCTTCTTTCAGAAATTGAAGCCATGGAAGAGGGATTCAAACAGCTCAAAAACAAACTCAATGCAATGTTATAGGAAAGAACGGACAATCACGAAAAATAGTTTCCACCATCGGCAAGTTCTTAGGTTATTTCGGAGCTCTGTCCTAAGGGTGTTCTGTATCGCGTTATTCTTCCTAGGAACCCAAGGTTTTTCATTGGCTGCGGCCTACGTTGACAACCAGATTTATGATGGCTCTAGCCTAGAGCTCAAGAGCCTAGAAGAAGCTCTGAGTCAGGTCGGCCCTGGCAGCATCATTATTGTCTCTGAATTGCATGACAACCCA encodes:
- a CDS encoding YhdH/YhfP family quinone oxidoreductase, encoding MIPASFSCYRISSLGGKIQGRLESCQIDELSPGEVIIKAHYSSINYKDALAATGKGKILRKFPLIGGIDVSGEVIASEDHQFGIGQLVLVTGCGLGEVSDGGYSEYVRVPGAWVVPLSVGLTPKEAMILGTAGFTAGLCLSRLEANGQKPDMGPILVTGASGGVGVTAIQILSQVGYEVIAVSGKQEATDLLKSLGAKEVISPSELKLGNRPLETARWAGAIDNVGGSLLSRLLGHINLWGNIASVGMAEDFQLNTTVFPMILRGVSLLGISSTNCPAKLRLELWKKLSADWKPKLLSLIHCQTIRLQDLEGGFEKILERRNIGRMIVSYRPE
- a CDS encoding deoxyhypusine synthase family protein encodes the protein MSGPISQFIDTHYRHFNAKTLRWAAEAYVDHTKNGGKILVTLAGAMSTAELGKSLAEMIRKDQVHAISCTGANLEEDVFNLVAHNHYKQIKDFRSLTKEDEHKLFLEGYNRVTDTCIPEDKAFKAIHSHIKRVIQEAEAKNQRFFPHEIFYQLFERKMLENSFHIDPKESWLYAAWERKLPIFVPGWEDSTMGNHFAASCLSGDFKSPNTVKNGIEYMMYISEWYRSTTAKSSLGFFQIGGGIAGDFPICVVPMLEKDLELENVRKWGYFCQISDSTTSYGSYSGAFPNEKITWGKLTKDTPSFIVESDATIVAPLMFAYILGW
- a CDS encoding helix-turn-helix transcriptional regulator, with product MSTLSMASVTFHERLRTLRKAKGLTMREMARRVGVPETTYREWEVGRAIQGEPYVRMAQALEVSLTELLTGTRPEQAQLLSEIEAMEEGFKQLKNKLNAML